The Magnolia sinica isolate HGM2019 chromosome 3, MsV1, whole genome shotgun sequence genome includes the window TCGTTTTGTGGCATCTTTGCCTTTTGTTTATCTAATATCCATGAGTAGGGatggcaatgggccaggttgCCCGGCCCCGGCCGGCCACTTTTAGTCCTGCCTTGTAGAGCCGGGGCTTGGTAAGGTCTAGACCAGGGTCAATGATAAATAGTTTTTTTAAGAATGATGAATAGTATTTTTGTTAAGCTACCTCATTACGAAACTTTTGTAAATGATGAAACTGCCCTTTGTAAAAATAAATATTCATAAATCAAAGCTTAGGAATGTTTACCTGTTCTTGTTTTGGGCAATTATTTCATCCCAATGTGGAAAAtcgaatgaatggattggattgcatataaacatcacaatggaccttacacAAAAACAAATAGTGGATATCCCATCCGAAACTTTTCCTTGTGCCCTACCTGGGTTCAGGATGGTCATGATTTTCTGGTTCTAAAGTGAACATGAGCCAGTAAcacgatggacggcgtggatccaTGAAAGTTCCACGGCGCTTTATGTACACAAGGGTAGTTTTCTGGTTGAAAAAATAAAAGCCTTTTATTAATATTGCTGTACTGATAAgcattttaaatatttataaaaaggCATACTTAATCTGACAGAATTTAGAGAAAACTAATGAAAGGTTACACTAGGACAATTAACTTGATTAATGAAGCAGTTTAATGAAAAAGTTATTTTAAATAGGTACCCGGTTGTAAATACCATATTAATTGGTAGTATTATATAAAAGTTCCTTTTttaagcgtgtgtgtgtgtgcgcgcgcgcgcgtatttccaaacaggcccttttaGTGACAGTGGTTCTACCATGTAGGGGATCAATCTTGAGTTAATGTATGTTAGATGTACAATCACCGAGTGACTGCGAGTGACTGCGCATCAAGCGATGTTCTCAaccgagtatcaaataattccccaTGGAACTTAAGGGTGATATGGTTGTTTGCTTGTCTTGGAACATCGAAGATATATATTCCATAAGATAGAAGGATGTAGTTTGGAAGTTGGCATATATCTATTCAAGAACTGGCACAAAAGCATGCGTCTCGCAATGGGAACTGTCAATCCTCTTCAAGTCCTCATGCGTGGAAGGTAGCCGAGTTGCCTTTCGAGGTAGGGGAGGTCCCTTGCCTCCAAATCATTGCCGTAGACGTGTCATTGATTGATGTGATCTGGACTACTCGTTCAGTTTGTCCAATAAGGTATAGGTCATGGGTTAAAAGAATCACACTGTTCgcaaaatctgaaatattttaATTGGCGCAAACAAATGGATGCTAAAAATAACAGAAATTGCCATGTTCAATGAGAAAATGAgcatagttaaaaaaaaaaaaaaaagataaaaaagaaagaaagaaagaaaaagaattttttattttttgggtacgTGGCCCATCATATGGTTTTGATCATCATAGGCATCCACCACATGTACGGTACAAGATATGGAGTCTTAGAAAAACtctgcgctttatttattttattatttttttaattcatggCACCTCATCCGAATTCATTTGAGTTGAAGCGGAGGCAGACTCATCGAGTTGGGGAACTGAGTAAGGGGTGAACAGGGTGAATCATGGAACTGACCGAGTCCACTCGGATGAGTTGAGTATGATGCGGGCAACTCAGTAATGAATGGACATAAGTGAAGGTTTGCCAGCCACACGGATGCCCCTCTTCATGCACCATACTTGCAGCGCAAATGCCAATGTGATATGATTGTAGTATATCTGACCACGATGAGGCtgggccgttcatcatgtgggccacccttGGACGGAAACAAATAGATTGTTCGGATAAACTTTTGTGAAAAACCAGGAGAATGCACCCATCAGGCAGGCTGCAACTTGTGCCAAATGAATAGTGTGTAGTCTACTAGCTGACATCCATTCTCTCTAGTCTCTAGCATCTACTTTAGGCACGTTCACATGACATGTAATCTAATGGGTGCGGCTAAGGTGGACTCCTTTGTAATGTTTGTACCTGTGGCCACACGATGAATGATGAACCGCTGCTTTCTATCATGGTTAATGGATCTCTGTATGGTGATGGTTCCTATGGACTACTCAAACATGTATGTTGTCTGATGCGACTCCGACTCAGTCGAGTCTGAACCAGTTCAGCACCACTGAGCTAGCATTAAAAATATGCTTGACTCAGGTGAGTCGTGACTCAACTCAGGACTGGATGAATTGCTCGAGTCACCAAGTCTATACATGTACATAATTGATCTTCATAAACTTCTCCCAACGGTGGAATTTCAAAAGGTTTGGTGAAAATGCTCTCACGAGAATAGAAAAGCTTAGTACTGGACAGGATTGCTTGATCATTGTGATTTTGGAGATATACTTCATCTACTCGTGCATGTAAGTGTGGGAATGGACTGGGTTTAGGCCACTTAAGACCCGGGCCTGACCTGAAATTTTTTCTTATCGGGTCTAAGTCCGACCTGATCCAACTCAACGTGGCTTGAAAAGTGATAAAATCCTTATTTTTCCCTTAAATTAATTTTCCTAATATAcccatatttattattattattattatttattttttttacacgcacacacccccacacactcacgccatagtgggatttcaccacctatggattatcgaacccttgaccaggtgttgaaactcatagTCTACCACCgatcaagagtaaggatcctaatATACCCAATGCAACACATGCACAAAAAAGTAAATATTTTAAAAGAACGAAAACAACATTCTTATTGTAAATAAATGGTATGCCTTGTGGGTTTTAACACTGAGGTCATGAGTTTAAGTACTCATGTGGTGTGTAAAAAGAAAATGATTGACAAAAGATTTCATTAGCATATTGGTAGGACATGAGCATGCATGGCCTTTTCAGGTCAGGCTAAGTCCAGTTTTTTAAGTTTTCAAGTCAACTTGCCTGAGTCTTCGAGTGAACTTGACTCGGCTGGATCATAATATCAATGGCCAGGATAAATAGAAATGGTCTGCATTCGTACTCAATGGTGCATTTGGACATAATTCACCTAGTGATCATGGCTCTataattctttattttttaattgaaGTGGACAACAAACTACAGTTATAATATTCCTTACTTTGTAATTGGATAGGTGGACTGCAGCAAGAATTGTGCAGGACAGAATCAAAAGGTTATAAAATCATTTATCAATGTGTTCTGAAGAATGCTTTGTCCACAAAGAGGCCCATGATTTGGTCAGTCTATATTGATCTAAGCGTAAGTGGCATGTCTTTTGGATGGTCTGCTATCTTTCGCCAATGGCATAGCAAATTCACACCACTTTCTCTTATTTAAGACATTTCCATTAGGTTGTTGTTTCTTCATGGGTGCGTACAAGTTGGTCTTACTCAGCCAAAACCCATCTTATGTTACACCATACAAGATCTTGTGGTCCATCTACTGGGCCTCACCAAAGTTGGGCCACACCCAAAACATCACATTTACTAGACAACTTATCAAACTTATAAACAGGACATAATTGCCTAttcaatttggaccgttgatcattTCTTATTTTAACCCTTGATCTCTTAGACCAATGATCAGGCAGTATGGATTGTCCAGGTGGAGTCTCTGTCGAGATATTTGACCAATATAAACTTATTAGTTATGATAAACTACCAATTACCAAACAAAAGATTCTTTTTATAGATTCAAACATACCATTCTACATTATAAATACTGAAATACCGAAAATCGCTGATCCACACCGTGGATCAATAGTGACAAACGGTTACATTGAACTTGATCACTGCATTGAGGTTGGCAAGGTCAAGGTAGACAGTCTCTAAGACAGCATAGCCCTTGGCATACCGAAAAAAGCCAGTGCCGGACACCACCGAGACCTCCCTCTGCTTTAGGAAGAACCGGTCGGCACCTTGTATCTCCAGTGTGCTCCCATTGTACTTCTCATTGGTAAAGACAACCGAGAACAGAAGGTGGAGATTAGAAGCGTCCAATGCCGAGTTCACATACATCCCATGTGCCCGCCCCATCTCCTTTGATGTCCGATCTAGGCCTTCAGTTACAGCATCGTCGATCACCATGATGGTTGCAAATTTAAGTATGCTCGAATAAGTGCCGTTCAGACCGGCAACTGGAAAGGCGGTCGCATTTGAACCACTTTCCCAATCTTGCAAGTAGAAGACCATATTGGTCTCCTTCATGGGTAGGACTTCCAAGCTAGCCACCATGGGTGTGAACAATGCCACAATGGTCAATTGCACCAATGTGATGAATGCCATTTGATATGGACTGTGTGATCAAAC containing:
- the LOC131238709 gene encoding dirigent protein 1-like is translated as MAFITLVQLTIVALFTPMVASLEVLPMKETNMVFYLQDWESGSNATAFPVAGLNGTYSSILKFATIMVIDDAVTEGLDRTSKEMGRAHGMYVNSALDASNLHLLFSVVFTNEKYNGSTLEIQGADRFFLKQREVSVVSGTGFFRYAKGYAVLETVYLDLANLNAVIKFNVTVCHY